In the genome of Streptomyces sp. Q6, the window CCGTCGACGCGCGGGAAGCGGTGGTCGCGCTTGTCCGTGTCGCGCAGGGCGGCGTCCGGGTGCCAGTAGAGCGGGACGCCGCTGTTCTGGACGCCTTCGTAGTGGCGCGGGTCGCCCGTGTTCGGCGTGATCCGGCCGCCGCTCATCGCCGTGAGGAACCAGTCGAGTTCCGCGTGGGCGTTGTTGTCGGTGTTGTCGCCGGTCGTCATCACGAAGTGCAGGGGCGAGGCGGTGACGGGTGCGCCGCGCAGGGCGTTGACGCGTTCGACGAGCGCCACGGCCCCGGCGACCGACAGGGCTTCCTGGGGGCGCCAGGCGCTGGCGGTCTGCGACCGCAGGTACTCGTAGCGCAGGGGGTGCTGGACGTCGACCAGGTGCAGGTCGGTGAACTGGACGAAGGCGGCGAGCGCGGTGCGGCGGGCCTCGCGGCCGGAGCGCGGGGACCTGAGGTCGGAGCGGACGACCCGCCGCCAGGCCGGGCCGTCGCCGAGGCGGCGGAATCCGCTGCCGCCGGGCGCCGTCGCGACGGAGGCGAGGGTGGTGCCGCGCGTGTACGGGGCGAGGGGCGCGGCCGGCGCCCGGCGGGAGACGGCCCGCACGGTGGTGGCCTGTCCCTGGCCGGTGGCGGCGGCCGAGTCGCCCGGCCGCAGGGCGTAGCCGATCCCGGCGCTCAGCGTCACCGCGCCGGTCGCGGCCAGGAACGTACGGCGGTCGAAGTCTGCGGCGGCTTTGGTGACAGAGCGTGTGCGCGACATGGCGCGGTCTCCCCGAGTGCGAACGCATCGACAGTGACGGCCAGGCGGCGGTGCTCGAACCGCCCGTCCTCACTGGATCGTTGGCATCGGGGGTGGCCTGCGCGTTAACGGTGACGCAACGCGCGACGCCGATCACGGTACGTGGATCTCCGGGGGGAGGGGCCGGGTCCGCATCGTCACGCGCACGTAGGTGACCGGCGTTCCGGCTGTCACTCCGCGTTCATCTTCCGGGGAAGGATGTGGCCCGTCGGCGGGCGGTCGCGCCACATGTCGAGTCCCACGTCGACGAGTTCGACGCGCGGCAGGGCGTCGACGGCGTCGAGGTCGTGCCAGGCGGCCATGTCCGTCGAGCCGTTCTCCTCGTGGCGCAGGGCGCCGCCGGTGATCTCGCCCTCGTAGACCAGCCGCAGGCCGTGGAAGTCGGCGACGGTGCCGAGCTTGCGGGGGTAGCGGCGCAGGATGGAGTGGACGCCGAGCAGGGCGGCCGGGGTGACGGCGTAGCCGGTCTCCTCGTCGACCTCGCGGATCACGGTGTCGTACGGGTCCTCGCCGTGGTCCATGCCTCCGCCGGGCAGCGTCCAGCGCTTGGTCCCGTCGCCGGCGACCCAGCGCGCGAGGAGTACCTGTCCGTCGCGCACGCACACGGCGTACGCCGCCACCCTCAGCTCTTTGTGCATCCCCCGACGCTAGAGG includes:
- a CDS encoding NUDIX hydrolase, coding for MHKELRVAAYAVCVRDGQVLLARWVAGDGTKRWTLPGGGMDHGEDPYDTVIREVDEETGYAVTPAALLGVHSILRRYPRKLGTVADFHGLRLVYEGEITGGALRHEENGSTDMAAWHDLDAVDALPRVELVDVGLDMWRDRPPTGHILPRKMNAE